TGCCCTATGTGCCGAACTCGCCATACGGCGGAGCGATGCCCTTTTCGCCCAATGCCGGTATCGCGCATTATTACGGCGTCGGTGCCTATATGCGGCCGATTGCCGATGCGCGCCGCGCCGATGTGCGTTTTGCCTCGGAAAGCCTCGCCTTCGCGCATGTGCCGCAGCAAAGGACGCTGCAGCGTCATCTCGATGTGCCCGCCGTCCACAGCCCGCTATGGAAGGCTCGCGTGCCCCGCGACCGCAGTGCATCGTGGGATTTCGAGGATGTTCGCGACTTCTACCTGCAGCTTCTCTACGGTTTCGATCCGGCTGAGCTGCGCCGCGAAGATCCGGAACGCTATCTCGATCTCTCCCGCGCCGTTACCGGCGAGGTGATCGAGGAGACTTTTGCTGAATGGCGGCGCAAGGGCTCCGCCTGCAATGGCGCGCTCGTCTGGACGCTGCAGGATCTGCTGCCCGGCCCCGGCTGGGGAGTGATCGACTCCACCGGAGAGCCGAAGCCGGTCTGGTATGCGATGCGCCGTGCATTCCGGCCGGTGCAAGTGGTCTTCACCGACGAGGGAACGAACGGTCTCGACGTGCATGTCGTCAACGAGACGGATGAAGCACTCGATGTCGAGCTCGAGGTCGTCTGTCTGCGCGGTGGAAAACAGCAGGTCGTCAGCGGCAGCAGGGCCTTCAAGCTGGCGGCAAGAGATACGGAGCGCCTTGCCTGCACCGCGCTGTTCGGCGCCTTCTTCGACACGACCTATGCCTTCCGTTTCGGGCCGCCGGCGCATAATGCCAGTGTGGCGCGCCTGCGCTCGCTGGCGGACGGCGCCATTCTCGCCGAGAGCTTCCACTTCCCGTGCGGACGGGGGAAGGCGCTGCATGATGCAGGTATCGAAGCATCATTCACCAGAGACGGCGACGACTGGTTCGTTGACCTCAGGGCCGACCGGCTGGCGCAATCTGTGCATATCGACGTCGAAGGCTATCGGGCCGACGACGACTGGTTCCACCTTGCCCCCGGCGCGATGCGGCGCGTGAAGCTCCACGCGCTGTCCGGCGTGGAAAGCGACATTCCGCCTGCGGGCGAGATCAGAAGTCTAGGCAGTTCGCATCGCGTCGCAATCGAGGGCTGACGCCGCTGCGAAGGATGATGCCGATCCATTGGGAAAGACCGTGATTTGAGAACGATATACCGCTTTCTGCGCGCCCATGTTCTGCAGCGGCTGATCCCGCGGTCGCGTCTTGCTTTCAATCCGCGCAGGCCGGTGGAAATCGTCGGCTATCTCTCGATGGCGGTCGGCGTCGGCGAATCGGCAAGGCTCTGCGCCGGCGCATTGTCGGAGGCGGGGCGGGCGATTTCGCTCTCCGACGTCAGCACGCATCCTGACGAGAATTCCTTCGCCGGATGGATGCCGTCGCATCTCTCCACCGAACCCGCGGGAAGCCGGATCTGGCATCTCAATCCGCCGATGCTGCCGCGCGCCATCCTGAAGAAGGGCGTGGCGAATTTCACCCGCGCCTTCAACATCGGCTATTTCGCCTGGGAGCTCGAAGTCGTGCCGGCCGAGTGGCGCAATGCGATGCATTACATGAATGCCGTCTTCGTGCCGTCGGAATTCACCAGGCGGGCGATTGCGCCCCTCACTGCGGCACCGGTCATCGTCGTTCCGCATCCCGTCACCGAGAAGCCTGCGACGGAAGGCATGCGTCAGAGATTCGGCATCGAGGAAGACGCCTTTCTCGTCAGCTTCATCTTCAGCGCCGGCTCCTCGATCAACCGGAAGAATCCGCAAGCCGTCATCGAGGCCTTCTGGATATTTGCCGCCGAATGCCCCAGCGCCTTCCTGTTGATGAAGGCCAGCGGCGATATCAACAAGGATGAGGGCCTGCGCGAACTGGTCGCCTCGGTCGCGGGCAATACCCGGATCAGGATCGTTACCGACAGGATGTCGGATTCCGATATCAATGGCCTCATCCGCTGCTCAGATGCCTATCTTTCACTGCATCGTTCCGAGGGTTTCGGGCTGACGGTGGCCGAGGCGATCATGCAGCGTACACCCGTCATTTCCACGGCCTGGTCGGGCACGGTGGATTTCTGCGATCCCGACAATAGCTGGCTGGTTGCCTCTCCCCTCATTCCGGTGGTCGATACCCATCCCGAATTTGCCGGGCTCGAAGGCGCGGTCTGGGCCGATCCCTCACCCGAGGCGGCGGCCGCGCACCTGCAAGATATCTTCCGCACACCCGAGCGTGCACGAGAGAAGGCCGAGAAGGCGCGGGAGTTCCTGCTACGTTACCTCGCGGAAAACAGCTACGAGAAGGCGCTTCAGACGCTGGCGGCGATGCAGGCCAGCTAAGGTGCCACTCCGCTTTATTTTAACATTTTCGCATTAGAGATGGCGGGTATGCGGCGGTAGGCCGATCCTGACGGATGGACAGATGTCGAAGGGTATTATCGCAAACTCGGTGATGAACGCGGCGGCAGGCATGCTGCTGCTTCTGACGGGCTTTGTGTC
The nucleotide sequence above comes from Rhizobium indicum. Encoded proteins:
- a CDS encoding glycosyltransferase family 4 protein, whose product is MRTIYRFLRAHVLQRLIPRSRLAFNPRRPVEIVGYLSMAVGVGESARLCAGALSEAGRAISLSDVSTHPDENSFAGWMPSHLSTEPAGSRIWHLNPPMLPRAILKKGVANFTRAFNIGYFAWELEVVPAEWRNAMHYMNAVFVPSEFTRRAIAPLTAAPVIVVPHPVTEKPATEGMRQRFGIEEDAFLVSFIFSAGSSINRKNPQAVIEAFWIFAAECPSAFLLMKASGDINKDEGLRELVASVAGNTRIRIVTDRMSDSDINGLIRCSDAYLSLHRSEGFGLTVAEAIMQRTPVISTAWSGTVDFCDPDNSWLVASPLIPVVDTHPEFAGLEGAVWADPSPEAAAAHLQDIFRTPERAREKAEKAREFLLRYLAENSYEKALQTLAAMQAS